A genome region from Bordetella genomosp. 10 includes the following:
- a CDS encoding serine hydrolase domain-containing protein: MDQTLMQQAIQFANEYESLWDRSVTGKFGVHQNDPPPWNRAYGPLHDRGPVSGVVVVDGKTVAEWGEPDRADLTFSVAKMYLALLAGVAHDRGLLPDVDEPVVKRLKGIGFDSEHNAPITWRHLLTQTSEWEGERFGISDQADRYRAVSFGAPPNGKKGDARPLQAPGTYWEYNDVRINQLSYALLHLFRQPLPDVFREAITRPIGASENWRWVGYDNAWVEIDGKRMPSVPGGSHWGGGMSIGSRDQALIGQMLLNGGKANDGRQVLSTAWVEAMRQPTGLAPYYGFLIWLNDQGKVFPSVPASSFFGVGAGSSFTWVEPERRMVVIVRWLQSEHADGLFGRILKAVDAG, translated from the coding sequence ATGGACCAGACCCTCATGCAGCAAGCCATACAGTTCGCCAACGAGTACGAGTCCCTGTGGGATCGCAGCGTCACGGGCAAGTTCGGCGTGCATCAGAACGATCCGCCGCCCTGGAATCGCGCGTATGGTCCGCTGCACGACCGAGGGCCGGTCTCGGGCGTCGTCGTGGTCGACGGCAAGACCGTGGCCGAGTGGGGCGAACCGGACCGCGCCGATCTCACCTTCAGCGTGGCCAAGATGTACCTGGCGCTGCTGGCCGGCGTTGCGCACGATCGCGGCTTGCTGCCGGACGTGGACGAACCCGTCGTCAAACGGCTCAAGGGCATCGGTTTCGACAGCGAGCACAACGCGCCCATCACCTGGCGCCACCTGCTGACGCAGACCAGCGAATGGGAGGGCGAACGCTTCGGCATCTCGGACCAGGCCGACCGCTATCGCGCGGTCAGCTTCGGCGCGCCGCCCAATGGCAAGAAAGGCGACGCGCGCCCCTTGCAGGCGCCGGGCACCTACTGGGAATACAACGACGTCCGCATCAACCAGTTGTCCTATGCCTTGCTGCACCTGTTCCGCCAGCCCTTGCCGGACGTCTTCCGCGAAGCCATCACGCGTCCCATCGGCGCCAGCGAGAACTGGCGCTGGGTGGGTTACGACAATGCCTGGGTGGAGATCGACGGCAAACGCATGCCGTCGGTGCCGGGCGGTTCGCACTGGGGCGGCGGCATGTCCATCGGCAGCCGCGACCAGGCGCTGATCGGACAGATGCTCTTGAACGGCGGCAAGGCCAACGATGGCCGCCAGGTCCTGTCCACGGCGTGGGTCGAGGCCATGCGGCAGCCGACCGGGCTGGCGCCTTATTACGGCTTCCTCATCTGGCTCAACGACCAGGGCAAGGTCTTCCCCAGCGTGCCGGCCTCGAGCTTCTTCGGCGTCGGCGCCGGCAGCTCCTTCACCTGGGTCGAGCCGGAGCGGCGCATGGTGGTCATCGTGCGCTGGCTGCAGTCCGAACACGCCGACGGCCTGTTCGGCCGCATCCTGAAGGCGGTCGACGCGGGGTGA